A genomic segment from Neobacillus sp. YX16 encodes:
- a CDS encoding YciI family protein — MSDNTVSKAKMHFMLKSTPPRTTFHQDMTSEERDIMLKHIAYWTDKQNQGIALVYGPVLNPSAPHGLAIIEVEDEAEVPKLIGADPAVIAGIMPTEFYPMKAMLPKQHS; from the coding sequence ATGTCGGACAATACCGTTAGTAAAGCTAAAATGCACTTTATGCTAAAGTCTACTCCGCCAAGAACAACTTTTCATCAGGATATGACATCAGAAGAACGGGACATTATGTTAAAACATATTGCCTATTGGACGGACAAGCAAAACCAAGGGATTGCTCTGGTCTACGGCCCAGTTCTAAATCCCTCAGCTCCGCACGGACTTGCCATAATTGAAGTTGAAGATGAAGCTGAAGTCCCGAAACTTATAGGAGCAGACCCAGCTGTTATTGCTGGTATAATGCCAACTGAATTTTATCCGATGAAAGCAATGCTGCCGAAACAACACTCTTGA